In Kogia breviceps isolate mKogBre1 chromosome 19, mKogBre1 haplotype 1, whole genome shotgun sequence, a single genomic region encodes these proteins:
- the ARHGEF15 gene encoding rho guanine nucleotide exchange factor 15, with protein MSAQSLPAATPPTQKPPRIIRPRPPSRPRAAQSPGAHHNGSSPQEPPLTANEAPTLMCTPIFWEPPASSLKPPALLPPSASKASLNSQTTPDSPSGTPSPVSRRSISPEPAPQSPVPPPKPSGSPQTALPLLHSTWAPGQDGSASATGTVRRLAGRFEWGAEGRVQAPDAPEPGPPGALDVNGERETAQGILAGSGSQQNGTPDAALACPPCCPCVCHVARPGLELRWVPQGGCEDGPRAPCRASPLRTSRSRPSPPSLSQPPVVLTSYRSTAERKLLPPLKPPKPTRVRQDTTSSGDAPQPDLDLPSEDGIQTGDSPDGAPQNNPPATTEGREDEELQEHNWELPLQDEPLYQTYRAAVLSEELWGVSEDGGPSSANPGEAPPFARPPGPRNTLWQELPAVRASGLLDTLGPQERRMQESLFEVVTSEASYLRSLRLLTDTFVLSQALRDTLTPRDHHTLFSNVQRVQGVSERFLGKLLSRVRASPHISDLCDVVHAHAVGPFSVYVDYVRNQQYQEETYSRLMDTNVRFSAELRRLQSLPKCQRLPLPSFLLLPFQRITRLRMLLQNILRQTEEGSSRQENAQKALGAVSKIIERCSAEVGRMKQTEELIRLTQRLRFHKVKALPLVSWSRRLELQGELTELGCRRGGVLFASRPRFTPLCLLLFSDLLLITQPKSGQRLQVLDYAHRSLVQAQQVPDPSGPPTFRLSLLSNHQGRPTHRLLQASSLSDMQRWLGAFPTPGPLPCSPGTIYEDCDCSQELCSETSTPAKTEGRNLESRAPHKHLHKSPEGWLKGLPGAFPSQLVCEVTGEHERRKHLRQHQRLLEAVGPSSVSPSAPQP; from the exons ATGTCAGCTCAGTCTCTTCCTGCAGCAACACCCCCTACCCAGAAGCCCCCTCGGATCATCCGGCCCCGCCCCCCTTCTCGCCCCCGGGCTGCCCAGTCGCCGGGGGCCCACCACAACGGCTCCTCTCCACAAGAACCTCCCCTCACTGCCAACGAGGCACCAACCCTGATGTGCACCCCCATCTTCTGGGAGCCCCCAGCCTCGTCCCTCAAGCCCCCAGCCCTTCTGCCCCCGTCAGCTTCTAAAGCCAGCCTCAACTCCCAGACTACCCCGGACTCGCCTTCCGGCACCCCCAGCCCAGTGTCCCGGCGCTCCATCTCCCCAGAACCTGCTCCCCAGTCTCCAGTGCCCCCACCCAAACCCTCCGGGTCACCCCAAACAGCTCTGCCCCTGCTCCACTCGACCTGGGCCCCTGGCCAGGATGGCTCTGCCTCGGCCACAGGCACCGTGCGGAGACTGGCTGGCAGGTTCGAATGGGGGGCTGAAGGCAGGGTCCAGGCTCCCGATGCCCCGGAGCCGGGTCCTCCAGGGGCACTGGATGtgaatggggagagagagactgCCCAGGGCATCCTCGCTGGGAGTGGGTCCCAGCAGAACGGCACTCCAG ATGCGGCGCTGGCCTGCCCTCCCTGCTGCCCTTGTGTCTGCCACGTAGCCCGGCCCGGCCTGGAGCTCCGATGGGTGCCACAGGGGGGCTGTGAGGACGGCCCCAGGGCCCCCTGCCGGGCCTCCCCACTGCGGACCTCCCGCTCCCGCCCCAGCCCTCCAAGCCTCAGCCAGCCCCCCGTCGTCCTCACGTCCTACCGCTCCACTGCCGAGCGCAAACTCCTGCCACCCCTCAAGCCCCCCAAACCAACTCGGGTCAGACAGGACACCACCAGCTCTGGGGACGCCCCACAGCCAGATCTCGACCTGCCCTCCGAAGATGGAATCCAAACAG GGGACAGTCCCGATGGCGCCCCTCAGAACAATCCTCCAGCCACCACGGAGGGCAG GGAGGATGAGGAGCTGCAGGAGCACAACTGGGAACTGCCCCTGCAGGACG AACCCCTGTACCAGACCTATCGCGCAGCCGTGCTGTCAGAGGAGCTGTGGGGGGTCAGTGAGGATGGGGGACCCTCTTCAGCAAATCCTGGGGAAGCTCCCCCCTTCGCCCGGCCCCCCGGACCTCGCAACACGCTGTGGCAGGAGCTTCCGGCTGTGCGAGCCAGCGGCCTCCTGGACACCCTCGGCCCCCAGGAGAGGCGCATGCAGGAG AGCCTGTTCGAGGTGGTGACGTCCGAGGCCTCGTACCTGCGCTCCCTGCGGCTGCTGACCGACACCTTTGTGCTGAGCCAGGCGCTCCGGGACACGCTCACCCCCCGGGATCACCACACCCTCTTCTCCAACGTGCAGCGCGTCCAGGGAGTCAGTGAGCG GTTTCTAGGGAAGTTACTGTCCCGTGTGCGCGCTTCCCCCCACATCAGCGACCTGTGCGACGTGGTGCACGCCCACGCCGTGGGGCCTTTCTCCGTGTACGTGGATTACGTGCGGAACCAGCAGTATCAGGAGGAGACGTACAGCCGCCTGAT GGACACGAACGTGCGCTTCTCCGCGGAGCTGCGGCGGCTGCAGAGCCTCCCCAAGTGCCAGCGGCTCCCGCTGCCGTCTTTCCTGCTGCTGCCCTTTCAGCGCATCACGCGGCTCCGCATGCTGCTGCAG AATATCCTGCGCCAGACAGAGGAGGGGTCCAGCCGCCAGGAGAATGCCCAGAAGGCTCTGGGTGCTGTCAGCAAG ATCATTGAGCGGTGCAGCGCCGAGGTGGGGCGCATGAAGCAGACAGAGGAGCTGATCCGGCTCACGCAGAGGCTGCGCTTCCACAAAGTCAAG GCCCTGCCCCTGGTCTCCTGGTCCAGGCGCCTGGAGTTGCAGGGGGAGCTGACTGAGTTAGGATGCAGAAGGGGGGGTGTGCTCTTTGCCTCCCGCCCCCGCTTCACCCCCCTCTGCCTGCTGCTCTTCAGTGACCTGCTACTCATCACTCAGCCCAAGAG TGGGCAGCGGCTACAGGTTCTGGACTATGCCCATCGCTCCCTGGTCCAGGCCCAGCAGGTCCCGGACCCATCTGGACCACCTACGTTCCGCCTCTCCCTTCTCAGCAACCACCAGGGCCGCCCCACCCACCGGCTACTCCAAGCTTCATCCCT ATCAGATATGCAGCGCTGGCTGGGAGCCTTCCCCACGCCAGGCCCCCTTCCCTGCTCCCCGGGCACCATCTATGAGGACTGTG ACTGTTCCCAGGAACTCTGTTCAGAGACTTCCACACCTGCCAAGACTGAGGGACGGAATCTGGAGTCCAGGGCTCCCCACAAGCACCTACACAAGAGCCCCGAAG GCTGGCTGAAGGGGCTTCCTGGGGCCTTCCCTTCCCAGTTGGTGTGTGAAGTCACCGGGGAACACGAAAGGAGGAAGCACCTTCGTCAGCACCAGAGGCTCCTGGAGGCTGTTGGGCCCTCTTCAGTCTCCCCCAGTGCCCCCCAACCCTAA